TTTCTCATTGTGTAATACGTTGAAAAATGTATTACTTTTATCACCACTTTCCTGGAGTTATAGGATTTATCGTATTTCGATCTACCGCTTTTCGGCATTTCAAAATGTGATTCTATACTTCAAGGTGTCTGATGCTGCAGCAGTAAAGGATATCCATCAAGTCACTTACATGATTGTGGAATGTCACCTTTTATCGCTGACTTCTGAAAGCGCTTCTGGCAAAAAATGTCAGTTCAGGTTGGCATTCGTTTCATACCGCCGCCGCCGATTGAGATTGATGCCCAAACTTTAATGCTGTACTCCAAAAAAAACGGCGGAAGAGCGAGCAGTACAATGCCTTCAGAGTGGTAATATCGCTGAATTCTTTGCTGTTCCTTACCAGAACTGTTTTAGTCTTCGCCATGGGTTCAGCAAGATGTTCCTTGAAATTTAGAGTCTCATTCACAATCACACCCAAATCAAAAATGGGTTGAACTTTCTGAAGTACTGTGTTAATAGCTGTGTAAAAATGCGCGATCTCAGCCTCAATCTGCTTCTAGTGAatgttataattatttttttttttaaattaccttCAGTCGCAATCACTTGGCACCAGAGCATAAGCTTATcgagatcatgttgcagtgacAAACAGTCTGAATTTTGTGATATTGCGGTACATTTTTAGATCATCAGCGTAGAGCactaattcagaaccaattaTATCACAAAGGTCGTTCATAAACAAGTTGAACAGTAGTGGACCCAAAAAACTCCCTTGAGGAACTCCTGAAGGAACAGTGAAGTATTGGAATTTCATGTAACCGTGTCGAACAAATGCAGTTCTGCCTCGGAGATATGATTCGAATCTTTTTACAAATCATGTTGGGAATCCCATTTTTTCAGTTTGACGATCAGCTTGTAGAAAAGCCGATCCAGTGCCTTGGCCAAGTTCACGTGTAAAGCATCTACTTGCTTTTTATGTGCGGCACAACCTGATAAAGGGGACCTTCACAATAAAGTTCGACAAAGTTGATCGCTTTTTGCGAAATCCGGGCTGACATTCCCAGACCCATTAACCCTCATTCAAGATTTGTTTCACCGGCTAGACTtcatttgacactcctgactaaaaccggTGTTTCTCAACCAATCGGTTCTAAATTTATAGTATTAAAAACCTTAAACACGTTAGTACTCTCAAAATCTCGGTTAATGAATCGACTAGATGGCACTCCCAATTGATGTAGATGTTCGGCAATCTGGAACGTTACGCATCATTACACCACTTGTTCGGTGGGTTCGATTCGATAGCAAAGAGTGATTACTTAAAGTCCTCGAAGGAGCATTAGAGTTTATCATTCCTAGCAAGTCTGGCAACTGAATTTCTCCATTCAGTATTTTTGCGATGACTGATGCCTGTTGAGTTTTCGGCGGCACTGTAATGTTTCTATTTAATCCCAGAAGCTGGCACCTGTCAGAATATACGGAAAGGCACAACCGAGCACGCTAACTAGTAGCTTATTAAGtctacaccattcaccaaaGTGATCTAGCGAAGATTAAAGGTGTGCACAATTGCCAGTGGATTCAACTGGAACGAATAGTTTAAGAGCATCAGCATATCctattttgtttccaatttccaAGCTAACCAAAATCAGGTCgttgaaaaacagaacaaacagTAAAGCTCCCAAATTGCTCAATAGCGGCACTCCAGACCGGTTAGTAAAAGGAAATTATATGCTATTACCAAATTTGAGCCTAATACTCGGTAAAGAATGATTTCAACCAAGAGACTATGTTGTCATGAACACCAAGCTTAGCTAACTTTGCGAGTAAGGTTTCGTGAAAATCGTATCAAATGCCGCTTTGATATCGATGTATATTGCATCGACCTGTTTTTTCCTGTctatttggttcaaaacgaCGTGTACGCTAAAAGATTGGTACTCACCGATCTACCAGACATGAATCCATGCTGTTCAGCGGCAATGTGATGTGAAGAAGCGCGTAAAAGGCCTTAACTTACAACAATTTCGAAAAGCTTGGATCCTGCAGATAAACCCGTAATGCCTCGATATTGCTTCACATTTTGTCGTTCGCCATTTTTAAAGACAGGAAACATGAGGGAATTTTTCCAATAGTCCGGGAatttacgttgttgaaatgATCGGTTAAAGATTTGGGCTAGCGGCAATGAAAGAGCTTCGATGCATTGACTGTAAATAACAGCCGgaattccatttgcttgaagtCACCTGCGTAATAGGTAACGATTTAAAAAGTCACTTGCCACCGACTTGAGTCACGCCAGAAAACTATGAGAGTTGTGTGTATTGCTTTGAATTTGGTCGTTTTTCAAGACgataaataaacatttaataattgaaaaaataagggtttttttttatccagaaTTCTAAGCTTATAAATAAACTAATCGGATAATTTCaaggtacagaccccgttcgattttgacaacattcgattttggcaacatccgagcaaaaagcgttcgtttttggcaacattcaaaaaagacgattttttttgtcacttttttattttttattttcatttcaaaatatttcaaattaatcaaaattaatgtaaaacgtaatatttgcttgaaatttttcaattcggcttaattataatagttttaaacagtaaaatcatgaatttttccatgtttcactgcttaaaactaatataattgagtcaaattgaaaaaaattatgctaataTAAGATTCTAcatcaattttgactaatttgaaataaaaataaaaaataaaaagtgacaaaaaaaaccgttcgattttggcaacattcgattttggcaacatgaaatttacgggcgtgttgccaaaaacgaacggggtctgtatttgctACGAAATTTgagatttagaatattttcttcGTGATAAGCTGATATAGATACTATTTTGTATTTCTCGAACATTAAAGCTGTTTTTTAAACTGAACCTTTAGCAACGAGACTCACACTTCCGAAGATGATGATTGACCCTTGAGGTCCACGAATCATCCCCCGTAGTAGTTGTCCCCGCGTATGTTTACGGTAAGTTCAAAAGTAAGGTTATCTCCAAGACCTTCCCCAGTCAGGACTGCCTTCCACAAACCCGCTGGCATATATTTCGGGAACATTCTTGAATCCATTATATGATTGTTCATCTCCACCACTCTAGGGCTAATCGGGCATTCACCAACCTTTGGTAAGTTGGTAAGGTAGTCCTTGAAATAATCCACATAATCAGGATAAataaacttaaagaaaaaacacACATCGGATTCGGGAATTTTCATCGGATAGTAAATGAACTGTTGATTGCCCAACGGACTGTGGAAGAAGCGCATGGTAAACTGTAGTGGAGGAAGCAATTAATAATGTGACTTTGTATGTCGTCAAATTTCTATATGTTCTACCTTGCAATCTGCGCCTAGttcctttttaaaaataatttttccagTAGCAGCTGTCGTTGTACGGTTAATTTTCCTTATTCGTACAGCAAATTCTATTGTTTCAAAACCGCTGAATTGCTGGAATCCTTCGTACATCACTTGTAGCGCCAATGTTACATTGGCTAGGAGTGTCACAGTTAGAATCGTGTTGAACAtcattctcaattttgagtgaacAGCTTTCTGCTGCAACCAATCTGCGACTCATTTATTATATTGGCGTTCAGtttatttatatttgtgattATAAGCAATACAATGGCAAATTTTAGTTGTAACTCGTTTCCAGTAATTATGATTGATAGCATTTAAATCtagataaatttgaatatttgaacagCCTAACAATGTAGTATAATGGGTAGGTATCTAAGTGCAAAAAACGTGTGATAAATGTCATGTTATATGATAAAAAGGTAGGTACTCTCATTTTGCTTGTTCAATCAAGTAATCATGGTAATTTTATATGTATACctagtagggtaacggacttaaaTTGGACCAgaggacttattttggaccaccttgttagctctcttataaaaaaataatcatgaaatgtttttagcaaatattgttgaagctCGGGCACCTCATGTGATGCactatcttttttttcattattggttGCTTTATAAGAAAGCTaaacaaggtggtccaaaataggccccttggtccaaaataagtccgttaccctattggTTGATATTTTGAGAAGCTGTCCCTGCCAAAATATAAGATcagtaccaacacgtgaaaagggccTATTCATTTATAACatttcgagaaaaatgcgtttgaaaattttgcaaccttttttAAACTGCTTATCAAAATTGACGTTAAATCTATCAAGTTTATGTCACTCAAACGGCCTGTAGGAGTATTCTTCATATGTTTGTATAGATATACGgatattttcatggaaaaaaagCTCGAAATTGCTTATAGAACCTAGCTGGAGtatgatttttatctaaatgGTCATACACACTTTGCCTTGAACTGTATGTCTGATGTGTGTACTGTGAGTGAGATGGATATAAAATTTTGCTTCTTTTTTGACAAACGCTTATGGAGAGACCCAGTGGAGTTAGTGAATAGCTTTTTTCCGTTTGCTATGTTCTGGCGTAAAGGGTATATAAACCAATTTTTGTGGGAGTAATGTCATATTATGTCTAtagattttaagatcatctgctcaaatttcattttaaatctaATAGGAACTGATAAattcaaaacggttttttttttcataagtagAGCTTATATTAGGCTTCATGAATCCACTCAAAACGGATTTTGTTTGCTTTGACTTTTATACACCCTTTTCTAATGTTGGTGCTGAGGTAATATTAGTCacttacagtaccgttcataattgtatagaaattggaagcacgcgtactgtcacttcgactttgaacttccataactttttatactgatgatattttttttatcaaattttctgcaaaagatagatcaactatcacacgaTTATATCACAAAGTTTGAGCTCATTGGGGTTTGTCTGGCCTGAGATACAggaattctacgaaaatcggactttttggacttttctcattcaaactgcaatatatCAGAAACTACACtacataatttgttcaaattttgcagagtgattgttaaaatgtaaagctatcatgtctgaagtttttgaaaagttcgatTGATGGGAtgaaaagttacgcgaggtacaatatttcaggcatgatcCTAGAAatacgatttctatagaattttggacgaatgttttcataggaaagtcctattttatgtttaacaaccagtataTCTATTtcagccaaaaaatcaaaacaatatcgcgagattctgatttcaaaacacaaatagatcatttattccattttttcttttcttcatttcttctaccagacatatttttactgatttgtggatggaaacgatattgttctcatgaatcgtccaaaattctatagaaatcgcatttctgggttcatgcctgaaaaattgtacctcttgtcacttttgatcccatcgatcgaacctttcaaaaacttcagacatgcttactttatatttcaacaatcactctgcaaaatttcaataaaaaatgtagcgtattttctgagatattgcagtttgaatgagaaaagaacaaaaagtccgattttcgtagaattccTGTAtatcaggccacacaaactccagatagctcaaattttgtggtataatagtgtgatagttgacctaactaacgcagaaaatttgatcaaaaaatatcatcagagtaaaaagttgtggaagttcaaagtcgaagtgacagtgcgcgtacttccaatttctatacaattatgaacggtactgtatatgtttttgtaatgtgtaaaaaaaacatataagtgACTAATGTGTGAAAGTATTTGGTTAACTGTTTTAGCGTATGAACAATTCCGATGATTTCGATGATTCTCTGCTGACATAAAAATGGCAACTGAGGATAATTTAAAGCTTAGAAAGTCGGCAATGTTTATTTTGCATTTCACTCTACAAATgataggaaaacaaaaattatcatttaaaatatgttcAACATTAATTTGAGCCCATTTGTTAAACTTACAACACTTTGGCAAAACAACACGACTTAAATCGGTCAAGCACGCTACAAGATGAATCTAACAAACAACTGATACAAATCTATCATATGAAATAACATAGACACTGATTCCATGACATCAAACATGCAAATACCAATGTTCTCCttgtttcatttatcatttcacGAAAAGTTACACGTGAATGTTATATATAAACTTCCGAATTGAATGAGCTACATGATCATTTGCTCGGCGGTTTTGATTCAATGGAAAACTGTAGTCTGTTAAGGGTGGAATGGCTTTCGCTTGTTCTGTGTTGCGTCGCTGTGCTGCAGTTCAGTTCCAAATGTTCCGCCGCAAAGGACGTTCTGTATGAAGGATTCGAGCAGTATAATGGCACTGAAGTTGGCGAGTTTATCCTCCGCGTGAAGAAACTTAATCGCACCACGTCGGCCCTTTTCGGTACCATAAATCTGAAGAAGGATTTGGGAGCAGATCATAACGTGAgtttactttttaaaaaatataagttaAATTATAATAACTGTTTTTTTCCTCATGGCAGATTGACATAAACTTCTTTCACAGCCCGAAGGGAAATCAACAGTTCAACCACTACCCGATGAAGATTCCCAAAACAAATATGTGTGATTTCACTAAAAACGTCTTTCCGGATTATGAAAAGTACTACAAGGATGTGGTGGATAATATATTTCAAGTTGGGGATTGTCCCATAACTGCTCGGGAAATGACGATGAACAACCACATTCTCGATAGTAACATGTTTAGTCCGTATAACCCGTCCGGATTGTGGAAAGCTGTTATCAAGGTGGAAGATTCAAGCGGAGAAGGGTTTACCGTAGCCTGGACCATGAATGCATATGGCGAAAACTATTTTGGTTAATATGATACAATTGAATAAAGTATTTTtcgacaacaaaaaaaaaaacgctcaaaatgaaattctataCATACTATTCTTGTGTGCCTCGAGGAACCTCTTGTGGACCAATAATAATCTCAGTCTATTTCAAAGACGTACTGTTGCTCTTCGAAGGTCCAAAGATTGTTTATGCAAAGAAAATTGTTTGCCGTGGAATTCTTTTGCTGTGGAAGGGAGGTCGAGTTCAATTCAATGAAtgcaatgaaatatttttgtttcttgtaaTTCCGAAGCTTATTTTTGGGCTTCTCCTTTTGCTCAAGTAGAATCATGATATCTTCTGATCTAGAAGCTGAAGCGAGCGTCCAGAAAATGACGTTGCCCAAAAGGATCGACGATTTTCAATATGCAATATCACAaatttgggcttgtgatatagcttagttggcaagtcagttgcctcctgagccgatgtccgtgagttcgagcccaagagtaaacatcgaacacagttgtaccggataagtttttcaatgactgtccgccaactgcatcgttgatataagtcgcgaatgacataaagatgttaaaacgactataatcgaaacaaaaaaaaatcacaaacgtGTTACGAAgctttaacccttcgtttcataaagtaacaaatctgcaacaattaattaaagctgTTGTAACTTTTGCAGAAAACcaaatattcaacttttttcttcaggGCAATAATGTTTCTAACTTCAAGATtacgttgaattaaaaaaaaatgactttctgcgTATACATATAGAAACTAGACccatttgaatctgaaaaatatgatatatttaaaaaggcttatttttcagaattttgacctagtccaattcacactgcgaaaaaaaaaaattgtctgaaaaaaatattttcgcattttcagtaatccaattaacacaattgaatacaatttgaagatttttttgattttttgtctgatataacggcctttaattaattgttgcaaatttgcaacatcatgcaacggtagcaccTTTAGTTAGGTCTATGGGTTACAATGTGtgctttctaatgtttcatcgtTTAAACAGTATATATGTTTCCTGATGAAAGTATTATTATTTATAATGCTATATTATCATGTTGTCGAGATATTTTTGGAATAATGCAGATGAATAAGCCTCTAACTGAACAAAATGGCTGACAACTGTAAAAATATTGGGGAAAAccaagaacaaattcttttggctAGATCATCAACCATGCGTcacatttagtacaaatttgtgacttttgagtaTTTAAAGTGTTTATATTAATAATTTAgcatctttaatttttcaaatgcatccaacgatgattttgaaaataattttatgatccccggaaaagattgtatttgttcgtagaaaatattttcaaatttttagaaaataataataaacatttttttctgctcACTACTTGATAATGTTATACCCTAGTTTGAAACATTAGTCCCATAATGttcttcaaatacttttttatcgTTTGTATAGTATTTATGATAACAGTTTTTATGTTTTCAGTACGAATTCAATCATCATGGAGAGACGAAAATAACAGTTCCATTCAAGTCCTACTTATAATTCTGTTTACTCTTCCAAACGCGTaccatattcaataaatgttatACGGGTAAACccatttttaatgtattttatccatcggtttttttttataattaatgaataataaaaattttttttttgttttttagtgtaggtgtttgaagaaaaaaacgcaATTTGTTTCTTCAATAATTTGTATTTCCTGATTTTCAAGTTGCTTGATTCTTTGAATCTAAGTATACCAtgcataaaaatcattttttcatcacaatttttaaggtttaataaTTCAAACATAGTTGTCAGCCGAGAATGAACTTGTTTCTAGATTGCTGTATATTGCGCTAAAAAACTATGAGCACGAAGAATACCATTaaacttttcacaaaaaatggaGTTACTGAAAAAGAACTGAATACAAGTCCAAAGCTTGAATTTCattgttaaaatattgattttggcaaggtaattttttcaaaaaagttgtattgGAAAGACGTTTCAGCTTTCCATAAGCAAACGTAATGAATATTATCGCATATctaccaaccccccccccccagctCCCAAAATAATACTGTGCCTAGGAGGTCTAGCCGCTAGCGAATACGCTGGcgtgagtctggttttggtatgctagGCGTAATGGGTTCGATTACGGGTATCGGCAGGAAACTTTTAGGTCCAAATCACATAAATGGTGAACAGGTAAGATGTGCTTCCTTGAAATTCTCAtatataagaatgttcaatcagttttcCAGGTCAGCTAAATATACACGGATACCGGAAATCATATAGTTAATTAGTCCACCTGATTGActtgttcttccaaaatacACTTTAATCAACATAAGTAATACATTTACTCGATAACAGATCAAACGAAGCCATTTGGTTCGGATATAGTGTAagctgcattggaaatttgtcgaactaattgatctaaataatgcatgtaagcacatacttaggcagaaacttaGGTGAATCCATGCatccatggtggataaccaacatactaAGGTACTAACCCCAGCTAAATTGTGTCCAGGCACTAGGTTTACGAAGTTCTTGAGCTTTAACTACGATTAGTGCTGGATAAAataggaataagcatttatttctaGCTGTCTTGTATGAGGAACGAAAAGGtataaccatttcatgttgttgcaaatttgcaacaattttgGCTAAATCCTCGACatatgagaaaataatattttttcattatttttcccttcatgtactcatcattgcgcactattgagaattttttcaagcaaaaataaaaaatcatgaaatgaagggttaacatCGATTTACTCAAAACTCGTTAAGTAGTAAAACGACCTTTTCAAAACTGATTATATTTTGctagtttttttgtttacaacaaactttttttctgaTAGTTCTCTCTGATTCCCTTGGAGACATGTCTcaaccaaaaaccaaaaattgattcaaaacggtcATTGGGATTTTTATATATGattcaaggcttagcttgtacatctgttcatctgtggcTAATCTAAGTACAAGGAACTCATCCTACTATGAACTATGAATTTCAATATACCGATGACATCATTTACTAATTCAATTTACTAACAATCTACTAATTACTATTTTTCTTACGAATGCAGCCTGTTTCGAAACATATGTATGTAATCAAAAAGttcaattaaaagttttaaatagcATTGAATTTTTATCTGTCCAACGTTATTCAAAATAGCCCGATTTTCCAAACGTTATCTCTTCATTGTATCCTGTAGCAAGTGTTTCTAAGGGCGGTATACTTTTGACTAAGAGAATCATTCCTATTTTGATACgtatgaaagttaaaaaaaaaacagcatttatcaAAGCGGAGGCAATatatcggtatcgatttttgaatacggcgaatgctttgttttgagaaaaacgcattccaggtttcagaaaataaaatcaatttcctattaagctgcgtacaatcattttcctaaataagtatctaaaatgctttcaaattgatttaatttcatcacccgatcgataaatatagcttttccgtactaattacttcaaaaaattaataaatataactgtgggcccttttaccacagactagtgctctcattttgttcattcgccaaattggagcgcccttttgaattgcagaatgtCTGTTCGCCTTTTAgatcactcattaaagaagcaatattcaagcaaatttcggcttgaaagcgggtccaaatgctcacattaaaacattagcacattcaacgatcttataaatactgatttatgcatctcctcgtcctggaaaacaaatttcaaaaacttcaatgccATTTTTCTATCTCAAAATAACTATTGGCCTTTTTTTCGCGACGGaattttgaggggaaatgggcgaaGGAACTGTGAGATTACACACTcttaaaaaaagctattcgccttatttaaaaaaattaaatttaacttcactaaaataagaaaaattaaaagaagatcattttcggatgtaaaataaagagtttaacgcatttatgtggttatctggatttgtttacagttggcgcattcgccgtattcaaaaatcgataccgatatgtacatacataaatttcattttttctaaagcgacgaaaatTAGACCAAGTGGACGTTATCCGaaaccttattcgtacctatcgaaGAAATGAAAGAGATCGCAAGATTTTACTCTCATAGACTTCAAATCGTtcccagcgacaatattttccagttctctcattggtcaatattactcaattctcATCTGATTTTAGCCAAGATgaactgctggttgcagagagaacatgacgatgattttctcacttgaatctcgcgcgggagcaaaatcatttcaaaatttaaaaacaaggcgGGCTTTCTATCATATACGATCATatactgacttcagacgacattttatacgatcttttcactatgctgtaaacgacttaagttatcttCTCTTAAACGATTTCACGTTGGCCGGGATGCTAACTATTGGCTGGCGAAACGTGACTTTCgctatttcaatctttttttttaaatacaggaTGATAATGAAGTGTTCCCGTAATTTTGAAAGATGCTTCAAaactggggggggggggggggggggtatggtctaacgggaaaaaaacaacattttcgcgatttttttctagagctatcgttcaaacaaatgtattcaaattttttgcattatacaaagcattgttaaaagaacatttggtaattttttcgtagaaaaatattgaaaaatgagccggtgacggagcacttccgaggatgccttttagaaaacaggatttgcggtggacactgtatctcagcacagaatcatctgaagtcaaaaaatcagagcaaaatatttttaatagatatttttctggaccccaacgattttatttaacttaaaaaaattttatgaaatttttgtgtctgtttgaagaaaaaactacgatttttcacgaaaaaatccgccattttttatctgtaaaatctccccaaagtaaaaaaataaaaaaagaaaaacgttggggtctggtattttatatgtagaaaatatgttccaaatttgaaaagaatcggataagtagttttcaaatgacgatgtccacggactttaaaaatgtgctttcgagaaaaatgcgtttgaagtttctgctcttgctttcttgcagtattagataggaggagataaaggcctataatttctacagttttgcttcaattgacttgaaaatttgacacaacattcttgaaatgttttacaataagaaaataaaaaaataaaaaaaatcgattttttgaaagtgttagaccctccccccccccccttaaacaaaTTGAACCACCTTAATAACAAACCACACTCTATGGGACCTTGGCAACAACATCAAAcgagaaaaatttcaagattggCTCGACATTCCCTGCCACGACCTTAATACATTTCTTCAGTCAGTCGCGATTTCCTCCGACGGTGTTCGTTGGCACTTTTTCCGTAAATGTCATTCTAGACTTAGgttaccagattgcccggttttatccgagtttgccggatatttaatattaaagtttggaaaaatccggtccggcccggtgtTTATTGGAAAAGTTCGGATTTTTCCCGGGTTGAtactcattctcattctcaaatcaaacttagaaaaaaacaaattgcgttttaaagttgttttatttattttattttatttaaccataCAGACATATCATAAACTGAAGAGGAGATACGTTCTAAGTTCTAAGGCTACgaataatatttctaaattcatcttaaaattaaaattaaaaacgtctgataattcattaaaaactcgacaaaaattataaatagaaTGATTTTTGCAAAAGATGTGCGACTTTGTATCAGTAGAGGACAGTCAATGTTGTTCATCaccaaatcaaaaacaaacattcttcGGATGCTTATTCGTCTGCGTCGCAGGGTCTCAAGACTTATTAGATTGGTTTGCTCGGCATACG
This sequence is a window from Uranotaenia lowii strain MFRU-FL chromosome 3, ASM2978415v1, whole genome shotgun sequence. Protein-coding genes within it:
- the LOC129751233 gene encoding uncharacterized protein LOC129751233, with the translated sequence MENCSLLRVEWLSLVLCCVAVLQFSSKCSAAKDVLYEGFEQYNGTEVGEFILRVKKLNRTTSALFGTINLKKDLGADHNIDINFFHSPKGNQQFNHYPMKIPKTNMCDFTKNVFPDYEKYYKDVVDNIFQVGDCPITAREMTMNNHILDSNMFSPYNPSGLWKAVIKVEDSSGEGFTVAWTMNAYGENYFG